cctcctGCCCCACCAcagacgtcgtccatgtatgccgcctaaaaccttatcacgacgctcatatgtcaccactctaacgccgagacggcgtttcatcagccgggggtcctgaagcgggtagacgacgacattgagcgagtggaCGAAGGCGAAggcgacaacgaagttctggctgtgttctgagtgccgctcatAGCTCATAGCTGTTACTTCGCTTGTgcacatagctgtaaatatattctttcccgcaacaatatttcTGCCATGTCAACATTGTATCTGATGCACAATGCTGTCACTCAAAGCCTGTGGGAAGAGAGGCAAAGGCACAAATTTCAGCACCAATGCCGGTTTTCATAATTTCAAGCTGCAGTGACATTTTCACACATATATAGCATGCTATCTATGCTACGAGttactgatatttttttttcactgttccaCAGATTTATACACTATGTCCAAGAACGCTCGTCAAAAATCAACGAGCTGAAAGTAACTACAAATGCCTCACTTACACTATAAATACCTAAAGGTCTTTAGCCTAGCCCTTTGCATTCATACCCCATACAGTGAATTTTTTAAATGATAAGTTTGTGACAACCGCTGCTCAAAAGAACCACTGCTTACGTCATAGACCTTGAGCTTACACAGACAGTGCCTTCAAGAGGATGCAATGTGAATGAAAGCACATGCATAGTAATGGAGCTGCACTTGCACAACTGTGGTGCAGAGGAGATAAATTAAGAATACATCAATGAACAGAACAGATGTGAGCTAATGCATCATTGGCGCTGTTTCTGCACTAATAACAATGTGAACATGTGATGGCTCCTGACATTCACGGCTAAATTTTATATAGCAACTAAGCCTCAAGCAGATGCCCTGGTAGGTAGACCTGAAGCGCCTGGTAACTGTTAGCAGGCTGAAACAGATTGTGCTAAGCCACACAGCAAAACCATGGGATTCCATCCATTTCAATGTAAACAAAGGCAATTCACTTTCTAGCAAAGCTCTGCACAGGGTCACACATCTTGTAGTGTGCATTCCAACATGCTGAAATTAGATTTTTAGTATATGCATTGCAAGACCACACAGCATGAAACTGCAAATCCTATGACCTCTGTGTGGTCTTGCAGTTATGTCACACTGGAGCTGCGGTTATGAAGGTTGATTACAAGCCAAGCACAGAGCTCTGCATTTACCTTTTTACCTCATAAGCTTGTCCCAAACAGCCGAGGGCTACGTACAGCTGCAAAGCCCACGTTTCCGCATTCATGCTATTCAATCAACCCCGAGATCAGTTCGTGGTTGATGTATCTCTCATGTGTACAGCTGTGCACTTCCACAGCCCTTAAAGTACTTCTAagctgcttgttttcttttctttagaaTTCTGTCTCATACGCTGACTTCGCTTTTCTGTATGAAATAAAAACAGCCAGTACAAAAGTAGTGACTCTTGTTAAGACTTCACTGGGTGAAGTACAACGAAAAGAAGGTGAACCTTAGCTCAAAAACTTGTGTGGTTAAATGAGAATTTATCCAGTTGCCTTAGCTTGTTTAAAAGCTTTGACAAGAGCATAACCCCCTTAgctagctctttttttttctagtgcacGAGTACTCTGGAGTACCGTACCTCAAAACAGTTAGTGCACACCGACTGCATAACATTTTGCAAGAAGCTAACACATAACTTTGCAAAAAATAACCCACTCACTAGCCTTCCCTTCGATCTGCAGTGCCCAAGTGTACACTTGCTTTTCACTATAATAATCACATGGTATTTCCGTATTCTCTTTGCAAACGCACTTGTACATTGAAATTTTTTTCAACCCATCTCTCTTCATTACTGCTGATTTTTCTGTTTTCTATTCCATTTTTATACATATCAGTAATTGAATTAGTTTCTACATCTTTCAAAAATAAAACTATTGTCCCCTGTCTCCTAGCGTACCCAAACTAATATGTTGCCCCCCTCTGCAGTGCCTTCGGGCTTTTGAGGTGAAAATAAATTAGTTGAAATGAATGAAAGCACTGACTGCAAGATCACAATCTGCCATACTTCAAAACAAAATAGCCAACAGCCCAACTGATTTAGAACTGTTAGCAGTATTTAATCATAAAAATGCAAGAATGCCCCTGTACCGAGATTATTATTCTCTTCTTCAGCTAACCTGTCTACTTCTCTGGAACATAAAACCTGTCGTAACTCGCGcgacgacagtgacgtcatcCAATGCCAACATAGACCTCACCATTGGGTGTTCCCCAGGAAGTGATAACATAACACACCACAACACTACAGGGTGAGTCATCACTAATCAAGCAGGCTAATCAATCAAGAAGGCTAGGCTCTTGGCTCGTCTAAATACGACATACATCGCTAAATATGCAGCGCACACTCCCGGCCAACGCTAGCATGCGAAGCTAAGGCAAGTGTCCATTACCAGCATTACAAGTTAACACTTCCACACGCGACAGCAACTCGTCAAATTGACGAGGCTGATCGCCGCCTCAGAACGGCTTACCCGGCCAGCCAGATAACACCCACGCCCCTGATTCATAACCAGCAACACCACGAAGCGCGTCTACAGCGATCAAGCACCGACGCACCTGGCGAACGTGAAGTGGTCCGCCATATCCCCCTTACTGCCGTTGCTGTGGTGCTGGTAGAAGCGCAGGTAGACCCACGATGACAGCATACCCGAGGCGAACATGACTGGGTAGGTGCCCCTCAGCACCTGGCATGCCCACAGAATGATAGCGGCCAGCAGCACCGTGAGGGGAACGTTCCGGTTGCGGATCTTGCCGAACGGCAGCGGCACCAGGACGTGGTCGGGCATGATCTGCTTGACGGCGACCATGACGGCGGCACAGTAGCCCGCCAAGCCGTGGATTCGCACAGCGAACAGGTAGTCCGGGTTCCAGCTGATCGAGTAGAGCACGATGTAGTAGGCCACCGACAGGAACGCCACGCTCGTGTTGACGATGGCGAAGAAAGTGAGCATCTCGATGGCGCCCCACAGAGGCTCGATGAGCTTGCCGCACAGGCCGACGGTGACGATGTCGGCGATCACCATCCAGACGCTGTTCTCGAAGAAGGCATGCGTGAACGCCGTCCATATCCAGAAGCTGGGCGGTATGATGTAGCCCGGCGTCACACACACGGCTCGCGACGCGACCTGGCTGTAGGAGAGGAAGTAACAGAGGAACACTGCTAGGCTGAGCACTTTGACGACCGCGCTGCACGTCTGCAGCGCGGCCATGAACTGCTGTCGCAGGTACGGCAAGTTTCTCTGCACCACCGTGGAAGCGGCCATCTTCTTGGCGGCCATGTCTTTTTTCCCCCCCTGCTCAAAACGACCGGAAGCCAAGTGAAAACAGAAACGGGATATGACGATTTCTTTGATGTCCTTGACGCTGCGTCACCAGTACTCGTAGTTCTGATCACGTGCTGCTACGCGTCAGGGCGCGCAGGATTGAGTGAGCGCCAGCATACATTATCGCTTAATAAGTAATCACTGCTCCcaaacaagtaaaaaaaacagctacCGGATGAGCGCAGGCTTGAGAATGAGTGAAAAGATTAACTGCCAATACTTGAAACTGGCACCGGTTTCAAACCCGAGCACATCCGAGCTGTAGAGTAGTCCAGGCTGGACGCAAAACTTCCAACAGCACGCTTTCTCAATTGTGTGTTGTCCttattaatgagaaagcattatgTAGGCACCAGAAGTGTCCGCAATACACGAAAGAGCAATAGTGGTGTGGCGAAGTATCAAGTCAGTCATTAACATATTAGACATTAATTAGTGACCATAATTATCGATGCTAATTAGTGAGGCCATATGACATCACCCATACGTCTTATGATGTCACGCCTACAATTAGAGCAAAGCAAAAAATTGAGCCCTGAATGTTGGTGTCCGTGAAGTAGGATGGTATGCAGGTTTTCAAATAGTTCTAGAACGTTCCATACGACATCAAATGGACAGGGGCTACCAAAGTCGACAAGGGGCCACCAACGTCGCGGAAAACAATAATGTTTttgcagtctctgcagtgctcTCTCCTGTGTCTGTGCATGTTATGTTCAATGAAGAGGTCAGGTCTGGCCGGAAATTTGCCATACTCTTTGAACCAAGACAGGACACCAGCCTGTCTCACAATTTTAGTGTCAAACTAAGCATAATAACAGGAAAACATGAACTATAAATAACACAAATAAGAAGCAGAAACAACAATAAGCAATACTCTTTTATTTACAATGTTCGGAGGCGGGACAGTGCCCTACCCCCAGTGAGAAATACTCAAGTTTAGCGCAACAGTGCACGCAGACGAGTGACTAGTAAAGCAGACGTGAAATAAATTACATCTAAAAGCGTGCAGCGAAAGGACCGTAAGCATGCATATTCAATAAATTTTCCCACTAACATAACAAAAACCTGACAGTTATGTGGGAGTAAGTACATTGTAGTGATGGGACTGTGCGCCTGGGTAAAAAATCGGGCTGTTAATCAAATGCGCAGCCTGTTGTAGTTCGCATCTGACACATCATACACACAAAGAGAGTCTTAGTATGTCATCTCATCCTAACATTACGTCGAGGAAATTGTGCGCGCATCAAAATGCATCTGGCAGAAGGCAAAGTCTGGACACTTCTGCTTCGACAATCTATAATTCCATCAACACTCCACTTCATAAAATGCCACATGTAAAACGAATTTAAGAAAACAGCGCTGTCTCCCACATGCAAAGAAACCATTCGCTCCCGTTAATATATTTTGTTCCAAGGTCGATATCACCGCGCAGCAGCATAACTATACGCATCATACTACTGTCACCACTTTATGGTATACTGCATCCTCAACCAGTCCTCAAGCTTCTGCAGTGGCCCACGCTTCCCCAGAAGACTTTTGACAGCAGAGTCAAACTTCTCGGAGTTGCGTCTCAGGTACATCTGGGCATCTTGCTTGAGTAGGTCTAGCTTCTCAGCGCGGTTTTCATCTAGTGTGATCCACTCTGAGAGGTAGGGATTGAAGCGGAAGTAGGAGTTTGGAGGCAGGAGATCCTGGACAGTTGTGTGCACCGCTGAAacggtaaagagaaaaaagaagattTGGTGCAGAACTAGGCGTGGCTTGTACACTACAACGCAATCAAGAATAGAGTAATGACTTGCTTTAAAAATAGAACCAATTCCAACAAGCTTGTGTACACAAGACAGACAGCAAAAATGTAATGCAACTGGAAGGAGTTTGCTCGATGCCTGTCAACAGCAGCAAGTACCAGCAGGACACTCTTTCACACTTTTAAAAAGGCCATCAAGGTAGCcatattaaagggacacttaaGAAAGTATGCTGAACTGAAACCACGCAAAGCAAGCATTTCAGAAAAGTTAAACGGGGACCCTGGTCtttcaaacaattttttttattaatgaagtcaaaaTTATGCAACCCTCaaagaacatgtatttttgtgtgctgattctaaatattcatttaatttcatgtaaatgaagtccttgtgcacttatgcagTATGTTATGCAAGTGTTTTGGAGAGAGCATTCAAGGAATTTCCCTGGTGAGAACTTGCATGAAATGCTTGCCATTGGTTTGTCTTGACATTAAGGAGTGCAATAAggataaaattattatcctgctgTCCTCGAAGTTGAGTTATGGGGTTTTGAAGTCGCTGCTTTACAAATGGGAAGAAAAATTATTATCCCCGTTTCTGGAGTGGCAACTTAAAAACATTACAACTCAAGTTCTATAATAGGTAGGTTGATAATCTTACCCTTATTGCTCTCCTTGATGTCAAGACAAACCAATGGCATACATTTTAGCAAGCTTCCTGCAGCAAACTTTTCCAAAAAATTACATAAaatattgcataagtgcacatggacttgttttacatgaaattagattacatatttagaatcagcatgTAAAAattcatgttccctgaagatttcagaaCTGTAACCtcgtaaataaaattttttttaaagagcagGGTCTCCCCTTAATCACTTGAGATGAATAATTCAAAATTTAAAATACCAAACAATCAGATAGAAGCTATTTGACCGAATATTATAAATTATCAAATATTCGCACAGGCCTATATAAAAAACTATGCATTTTTACCAAAGTTTTCTTAAACACCTTAAATATTGGCAATTTTTAAAGTTTAAATATTTCAAGACCAGCAACTTTGAATATGGCCACATGTCTGGTATAGTGTGTAAGCTCGTAGCATCTTATCGCACTAAGCTGTCTTTTTAAAGACAGCGAACCGGACCAATTTGCATGCTGGCGAACATAATGGGGCATACCCTCGGTGTCAGTGGCACTGTCGATGACCTTGAGGATCTTCTTCTTGAGTGAGGTAAAGCCCTGGTCCTGTTCCTTCACTTGAGGGATGAAGCGACCCCCACCCAATGACACCACGCACTGGATCGACTCGTTCGGCCACAGGAGCTTGGCCTCGTGGATCGCCACTGCTGTCGGGTTGTTGCACATCAGGCCTCCATCCTGCAAAAGCAGGCAAGGAAACAGCAGTGAGTGGACAGAACATTAAGCTCCATGCTTGGGTACTCCAGTAAttggttttgtagcgagagctacacttggctaccagtcgagcatttcgctatggtccggagaggaaagttgtgcgcgtGCGCGGCGACCGGAGAGGAGAAGCAGGTGCGCCGCGCACTGACTCCACCGCGGGCgttccgcgtgacgtcacgtggaagagtggttgtgcgcatgcgcggtaaccagagaggagcagctggCCGGACTTCACCGCTGGGGCCGCACATGACACATGTGGATTCCACGTGGAAGCTATGTGCataactgcgcatgcacagctACGAGTATAAAATGCGGAGGTGACACGGCGGCTGTATCACAGTCGTTTGCCAAAGCATGGGTGACAAGAAGGAGAGTCCGGCCGCTGTTCAGCAGCGGTATCGACAGGAGAGGATCAATTTCTCGCTATGTAtaacctggcatagccgagctaaggcattgccaatttttttttttaggaaaagaaaggTGCAGTAAGTGTCATGCTTCTTGGTAGGCATCTTAACCATGCCATGGGGAAAGACAGAAGAGGGAGGCACCGCGATGGAAGGCtccaaatttcgaccacctggtgttctttaaaggggctctgaaaggggctctcaataaaggtgcggtaTGCCTCGGACACTAAAGGATGCCGCTTCATGACTATCCTTTAGCAAGAATTTTTGGAATGTGTTTGTTGGAAGCCAAGTTGTCTGTAGTTAAAATCTGAATTACAGCTACAGAGGAAGGCCACGAGGCTTTCTCAGAAGTCTGGGCTTCTACAGCATTCAGCTTTTGCAGATTCTGAGAAAGCTGGGCAGTTTTCCTCTGTAACCATGTGGCTGCGCTCAGGTAGATACTAACGAGCGACTACTGCCTCAACATAAACCTTCTCCACCTTGAAGAATTTTCCTAAATGTGTTTGACTAGTGCGACTATCTTGAAGAAGGCAAGGggcataaaaaaattggcggtggtttagctctggttaaacctggagtgacgcgatagctacagagtggaacttggtcacgcgaccaaccacgtgacgaaccacgtgatcagccacggcgccgtgccgccggcagctgctccgcatcacgtgacgaaccacatgacagcgtggcggcgcagccacagggttgcggcgccgccacgccgaaggctcgcaatgctaccataatgtagctatcgctacaaaagtgccAAGGGCGAAGAAACAATGCCGAGTATACGCACCTGGTGGACAAAGCCATCGAGCTCGTACTCCTCGAAGTAGCCTGGAGCAGCGCCCGATGCTCGGATCGCCTGCCACATCCTGTGCTTGCAGCTGCCAAAGTAGTGCGACTCCACTCGGTGCGGAAGGTtatagttgcggaacacgtagggCTTCAGGGTAGGCTGGTTCACCGCCACCGAGATTGCCCCCACCTGCAGATTCGTTACAAACAATACCATTTACTAGCATCAAGCTTTGAGCGGTTCGCAAACAGCTTTTGCCGAAGATGCtgtttcttcccttttttttttttcagtatgcatGGTAGAATT
This portion of the Amblyomma americanum isolate KBUSLIRL-KWMA chromosome 10, ASM5285725v1, whole genome shotgun sequence genome encodes:
- the LOC144107472 gene encoding transmembrane protein 115, giving the protein MAAKKMAASTVVQRNLPYLRQQFMAALQTCSAVVKVLSLAVFLCYFLSYSQVASRAVCVTPGYIIPPSFWIWTAFTHAFFENSVWMVIADIVTVGLCGKLIEPLWGAIEMLTFFAIVNTSVAFLSVAYYIVLYSISWNPDYLFAVRIHGLAGYCAAVMVAVKQIMPDHVLVPLPFGKIRNRNVPLTVLLAAIILWACQVLRGTYPVMFASGMLSSWVYLRFYQHHSNGSKGDMADHFTFASFFPNVLQPPIALVSNLIFNFFVKIKLCRKPPRKYNLSSGSASTVTINLPGTDPQDAERRRQIALRALSERLTKVEQQWPLLSDEDQSSTASSSTAAPSLGTPLHHQKAGPAGEGPSVSSQVAISMPTMPSSARELPGSRETPHEPSAKAPSPLDV